From Erinaceus europaeus chromosome 9, mEriEur2.1, whole genome shotgun sequence, one genomic window encodes:
- the DPPA4 gene encoding developmental pluripotency-associated protein 4, with product MENSEDKEWNSTEKLSERNGTFQGTTMLMECQTTDEPSTSDSQETAPKRTKRKRNGKYSDAFFSQDDDTEKKKKISIPPLPSKMPPVYLLHRDIVRAWSRELNLSTKGQKLEVYKRICDHAYPNQTDFPNNAKEARILTQSQREARLDLGEITPESLVGMNPLRVTPPIKEEVSPLEGPTTLLEGVDTSSPSCASTGAMSGKAEKVQKPSAQKSGGDKWCVVHGRSFSTNRKGWVRLQFHAGQVWVPEEEGRVCALFLLPACTFPPPDLEDNMLCPKCIQKNKVLMKSLQ from the exons ATGGAGAATTCAGAAGATAAGGAG TGGAACTCcacagagaaactgagtgaaAGAAATGGAACATTCCAGGGCACAACAATGTTAATGGAATGTCAGACTACTGATGAACCAAGTACATCTGATTCACAAGAAACTGCCCCAAAGAGGACAAAACGAAAAAGAAATGGGAAGTACTCAGATG CCTTCTTTTCACAAGATGAtgacacagaaaaaaagaagaagatatcaATTCCTCCACTGCCCTCTAAAATGCctcctgtatacctgcttcaccgagACATTGTTCGGGCATGGTCCCGTGAGTTAAACTTGAGTACCAAAGGCCAG AAATTAGAAGTGTATAAGAGAATCTGTGACCATGCCTATCCAAATCAAACG GACTTCCCTAATAATGCAAAGGAGGCCAGGATCCTGACACAATCACAAAGGGAAGCAAGGCTGGACCTGGGAGAAATAACTCCAGAAAGTTTGGTGGGGATGAATCCTCTCAGAGTGACTCCTCCCATTAAGGAAGAAGTGTCTCCTCTTGAAGGGCCTACCACTTTGCTTGAAGGAGTTGATACGTCATCTCCCTCCTGCGCTAGCACTGGAGCCATGTCTGGAAAAGCAGAAAAAGTACAAAAGCCGTcagcacagaaatctggtg GTGACAAGTGGTGTGTCGTTCATGGGAGAAGTTTCTCTACAAACAGAAAAGGCTGGGTTCGCCTGCAGTTTCACGCGGGACAAGTCTGGGTACCTGAAGAAGAAGGGCGAGTGTGTGCTCTCTTCTTGCTTCCTGCCTGCACTTTTCCACCCCCGGACCTGGAAGACAACATGTTGTGTCCCAAATGCATCCAAAA GAATAAAGTACTGATGAAAAGCCTTCAGTGA